The window TCGAGTAGTTATGATGATTTAGGTTTTAACTCCTTTTTTAAAACCGGCTGGAAACGTTTCTATTTGAAATGGTATGACTCTGCACATCCTTCTGCGGCAGAGCTTTGTCCTAAAACCACAGAACTGCTGAAAACGTTGCCTTCAATTAAAGCTGCAATGTTTACTGAGCTTGCGCCGGACAGCCGTTTGGTACGTCACCGTGACCCGTATGCTGGTTCATTGCGTTATCACTTGGGGCTACTAACGCCGAATGATGATCGTTGCTTTATTGATGTCGATGGTCAGCGTTATTCATGGCGTGATGGTGAAAGTGTGGTGTTTGATGAAACTTATATTCACTATGCAGAAAATAAGACTGAACAAAACCGCATCATTTTCTTTGCCGATGTTGAGCGACCGTTAAGCTCAAAGTTGATGGCACGCTTTAACCATTGGTTTGGTAAAAATATCATGACCGCAGCCAGTTCACCAAATGAACATGGGGATCAAACGGGTGGACTCAATAAAGTTTTTGGTTATGTTTATCAAATTCGGATCAAAGCCAAAGCACTGAAAAAGACCAATCGAAAATTGTACTATTTCTTAAAATGGTTTTTGATGTTGGGTATTTTCTTCCTGATTTTTGTGCGCCCATATTTATTTTAATCGTGAAGCAAAGATTGAAAAAATACGCTCTTCGGGGCGTTTTTTTATGTGCTTTAAAATTAATCTGCAAAGTTGCATGCCAATCGAAAAATCTTGTATAGAATGAAAACAATAGATGGGGGATGCAATGTACACGTTTAGTTCTAAAAAAGATTGGTGGGTGGTGGCCTTTATTGTTTGTATGAGTGGCTTGCTCATTCAATTATTACTGACGATGCAAGCTAAAGGTACCATGCAGCAATATCCTGTTCATTAATTAAAATACAATGATTTTTATTTATTCTATTGATTTTTTTGGCAAATCTCTCTACTACTTTGTGGGATGATGGCATTGTAAGGATTACTTCATAATCTTTTTCATGCATTAAGCTATGGAGAATTTTAGAGATATTGGGGTTGAATTTTCCACACTCTTTAAGAGATATTGAGAATCCTTTTTGTCCTTTTAGGGCGTAAATTAAAGGATTCCCATCACCCCCCTGACGACTATACAAACGTTTAAAGACACTATGCACAATTAAGTCATTAAGTTTGTGATGATTAGGGTTAGCATCTAATGACGTATTTACTAGTTGTTCTGTTTCTGAGGTGAAAGTAACAACTTTATTGTCATTAACGAGAATTCCCAATTTAAGTCTCAACTATTTGGCTTATAAATAATTTTTAAAATTATCTTTATAAAAAAGAAAAAGTCCAATAAGTCTTGAAACTTATTGGACTTTCGCTTTATATTCTGTGGGTACAGTTATTTGATGCTACCAACATCAATTAACGAAAGATCGGCAGAGCTACCAACTCATACTGATATTCACCTTACGGCTAGTACCAGTTCCTATTTTAAAGAAAAGAACTAGTTTGACAAGCCTCAATTTGAAGTCCTTCGTTAATTCAGTAGTTTAAATCATCAAATAAGCACCTAACGGTCGAGCTTTATCTACTTCTGTGCGCCCTTTTTTAAAGGAAGATATGCGGTGCATGTGGAGGGATAAGTGTCACTGGTGCATCGTAGCGATAGTCGAAAGGCTAAACCGCTTACAGGGGATCTCACATAGGCGGAGCGTTGGAAGTAGTTGTATAGGTCGGTGAAGTTGCATGTTGGAGGAATCCTCGCAGAGATATCGCCATACTTCGACAGGGAGCGTGTGGGAGAAGGTGCAAAACCTTTAGTCCTTGTCTGCATGGTCAGCAAAACCATGTGCGGATACGACCGATGCGTGGCTCCGTCAGCCCAATTACAGGTTAATCGGCAATACTTAAGGGATGTTGATTTTGAATCAGCGACCCTTAGGGAAAGTATTGCCGAAACTCTCTCAACGTTCACCATCAGCCCGAGCAAAGCGAGGGATGTGGGGACGTTGAAAGAGAGTTGAGAGCATTTTGTTTTACAAGATTTATGCCAATACTTCCTAGAGTTTATATACCGCGTCAATTGATTTAATTTTCATATAACAACTTTGTCCATTTTTAAATAAGCAAGGATACACAGCTACCCCTATTTAACTTTGTTAAACAGTGATAGTCTGTGACCTTGATCAGGGGCTTCACCCCCGATACCCCCGAAAAGCTTTAAAAAGAAAAATCAAAGATTTTCCAATTTAAAGCTTACAAAAGCCAAAGCAGGGTAGATTGAAATGTCAGGACATGAACAACAAGAGAATAAGCAAGGTAAAGCTGTTCGAGAGAGAACCTTTAAAGTCAGACTTTCTGAATCAGAATATCAATTGCTTGATTCAAATAATCCTTATGGTTCGATTGCAAAGTTACTTAGACAAGCAGCAGTAGAGAAAGCGACTAAAATTCATAATTCCAAAGCAGATGATGACCAAAAAATTAAAGTAACAAAGGTTGTTGAATCTTCGTATAGCAAGACAGAGCGAGTGTTAATTTTAGAACTTGGTCGAATTGGTAATAATGTGAATCAGATTGCCAAAGCCGTGAATACCGATATTGCAGGGGTAGGTACTTTTGACAAAGTGAAGTTACTTCATTTATTGATTTCAATTGATCAACAGCTTCGGGAGTTACGTCCAGATGATCGTTGATTTTTTTCGACATGGTTCAGGTTTGTCAAAAGGTTGTCTTGATTATTTATTGGGTGAAGATCGAGAGCGTGAACACGCACAGGTGCTTAGTGGTGATGTAGAACTGACAGCACAATTGATTGATAGCAGTCCTTTTGCAAAAAAATATACCAGTGGTTGTTTGTCCTTTTATGAGCATGATTTATCTGACCAGGATAAACAGAAAATAATGCAAAATTTTGAGGAATGTTTATTTCCAGGACTAGATAAAGACCAGTATCAAATTTTATGGGTACAGCACCAAGACAAAATTAATCAGGACACAGGTGAGACAAGGCTTGAGCTTAATTTTGTGATTCCCAATGTTGAGCTTTCAACAGGCAAACGCCTACAGCCATTCTATGCGCCAGTCGATTTAGATCGAGTCGATCTATTTAAGCAGATCACCAATACCGAACATTCACTGTATGACCCC of the Acinetobacter sp. 10FS3-1 genome contains:
- a CDS encoding MobC family plasmid mobilization relaxosome protein yields the protein MSGHEQQENKQGKAVRERTFKVRLSESEYQLLDSNNPYGSIAKLLRQAAVEKATKIHNSKADDDQKIKVTKVVESSYSKTERVLILELGRIGNNVNQIAKAVNTDIAGVGTFDKVKLLHLLISIDQQLRELRPDDR